Genomic segment of Salvia hispanica cultivar TCC Black 2014 chromosome 2, UniMelb_Shisp_WGS_1.0, whole genome shotgun sequence:
cttagacattttttttagtattaccGTAGTATACAGTTCCGTAGCCTCCGTCTCCGACCTCTTTTGATGAACTGAAGGAATCTGTGGCCACCATTAGTTCTCTGTAAGAGAATATCTTGGCTCCCAAgtagaagcttctagattccTGAATATCCGAGTTTGTGGTTTGGGGTCCACTTTTCGATCTTCTCTTCTTGCATTGCCAGATCAAAAATGCGATTAATATGCAGAGAAGGCACACTGCACCTCCGAATATAGCTGTCACCAAATGAATCTTGTAAGGGTTCGGCAATGCACGTTCATACTGCAcattagtataataatatccattttgaaCCAAACTCTTACGGTTTTGTTTTTAGGACACCCGCAAAGGCCAAAAGgctttatttataataatggaGTAGTGATTGcactaatatatttaaatttatgatttgaaTCCCAACAAATGAGTACTACGAGAGTGAGGTGAGAGCTTTTACATACCGGCTGGCATTAACAATCTGGGCCTATCCTTTTCTGCATATGATATGAGagctcaaaattcaaattcaagaaatttaattaaaaatcaaacactCTCTCCACTCTACTCCAAAATCCAACTCACCGGATCTGCACAACCAGTAGCGAGGCCGGTTCGGGCAGAAGCACCTAAACAAGTAGGTGGTCTCATTGAAGCCGCAGCGCCCCCCACTCCGCTCGCACGCGCCGCACTCACTCGCTCTCCATTTCATCACAAACCCTCTCCTCAAAACCTCCACCACCTCCCCACCAGTACCCTCCACCGCCGCCACCGTATTCCTCCCACACCTCCTCAGCGCTTCTCCCACCAACTCATCCCCTTCATACATCGTCACAATCCTCCCACCTCCATCGCAGCCAACACCACCCTCAAACATCGAGCCGCTGCAGTTGGAGAAGAACCGGAGCTTCGTTACGTTTTCACCGAAATCGAACTGTGCTGTCGGAATCGACACGTTTCTGATTGTCGGAACGCAGCCATTGCTGTCGGAGTTCAGCGCTGCAGAATCGACGACGCGGAGAGATCGAGTTTCGTAGGATATCTCCTTCACTATGAATTCGGTTTCTGAGATGTGAAGAGATGGGAATCCGTTGCTGGAGCAGTTGAGCATGAATCCGGGGAAGCCGCAGTAAGGTTTTTGGAGGCCTTTGATGTAGAAAGGGAAGCTTATGTTCGGGCCGTTGCTGCAGCTTCTTGGCCAGCATGCCTCGTATCGGTAATCGATAGCTGAAGAGCTCCCTGATACGAGTATAAACCAGAGTGTATACAAGTTGAGATGTATTATGAAAGTATGCATAATATATGGGGATTTGAAGAAGTGGAAATTAATATTGTGCCTTACTTCAATTAGTATACTGCGATTTGGTGTTTGAATATAAGTGGATGAGAgtagttgaagaagaagaatatagacattaattataatgatTTGTGAGAGAAAAATTGGATGCGTTGCCAAGAAAATAAGATTGACGGCGTGTTTCATAGTTGCAAGAATTGACCGACCTCATTTTTTGGGAATAGTGGAATTGAATGGAAATAAGAGTTGAATATCTTCTCGAATAGAAAAGGGAGTACGTTGATTGAACTTGCTCTGtatgaatttaatattcaGGTGGTactgttaattatttttcttcccgccaaaatattaatactatctCTATCTCATTTCATAAACTCATACTTTAGCAAATGTTTTGaatgtttaaaattatgtatttttgtgttttgtagCACATTTTTGAGTTTTCGTCTATTATCCTCTTTTAgtgttttgataaatttgtcGAGTTTTTGTAGTCACAACAGGTGGAAATAGACAAAACGGCACCAAAAACCTTAGGGCGGGCGTTTCACTACAACTGACTGGTGTATCCTCTAGGCTGGGTGTATCCACTGGACCCGGCgttttccataaaaatatagacatggagtataatataacacaagaattaaaatgaaattagtaaaataagaaagaagaggaaaaaagagttaaagtattgttagtggataatgggaTCCTcgttattattagtgttttaatggtgatataaattataaataatttaatatataaatcgGAATAACTTTCTCTGAATGaaaatgctcatatttttatgggacggatgaagtattattttgatgacATATGATTAATCTCTAATTTTAGATATTGTAAAGTAAATTGCTACTATCATTCGCAATTATCATGTGAGACTAATTTTCGATTAAAGAATTGGCAGTTTCGTGAAAGCTAGGTATATTTTTTGACGTAGACAAATCGATTCTCTAACGTCTATGTAGACTAGTATAAATGATGTAGTTTTTGAcgttttaatcaattttagagtttttattttcaagagttaacttcaaaaatggtccctggactatgggtttatctcgctcATAGTCcctggattttaaaaatatcgccaatAGTCCCTgaactaagggtttatctcaaaattggtccttttggccTTTTTTTgtacgaaaatgcccttttagggggttttgagaattttgggcaatttggtctttttacattgttaacattttaaatctgatattatttcagttatgtactaaatttgatattatttcaaaattatcattcttcttccattttgtcatccttcactttctttttttatttcaattttatatttaattttataaaattaaattttaattttaatttttaaatatcaataaaaattttaatgaaactattaattcatggacactataaatattgattaaaactattaatttttattatttaatataatattcagctgaattgaagaagtacacacaaataatattaatcatgatggaaaaataagacctattctatttagccttcgttcggttgttataattgcttgtgattgaatattatgaagttgactaaaaatttgatcctactaaaaattttatataggagtatttttgttgaaaattactacctctgtcccgaaaatttgatacagatTTACCATTTCattccgtccctgaaaatttgatacacttcacttttaccatttttgatagtggaccccatattccactaactcattcctactcacattttattactccctccgtcccaagataagtgacttgtattcctttttggggtgtcccattataaatgacctatttccatttttagcaaaaagtcatctctcttactttattctccacctactttattctctcttctctcctctacttttccctctctcatactttactctctccactttaacttatttaaataccattccttaaatcccgtgcccaaaagaagtaggtcacttatcttgggacggagggagtataaaactaatactttaaaagtaggacccacatcccaccaactttttcaactcactttccattacatttcttaaaacccgtgtcgggtcaaagtctagcaaattttgagggacggaggtagtactagtaaattttgattgttttcgaattaataaacaaaaattatattagtcttacattagatgcatatttatttcagaataaatcgtgttatatgatatatttatgattaaagctattaaatattgattaaaactaagtcGTTGtcatattgattaaatattatacactttcaaatattgattatgactattaattttttttatttaataatttttgtaattaaaaaaatttattgatatttaaaaattaaaatttaaaattttgtaaaattaaatctaatattgaaataaagaaacaaagtgaaggatgacaaaagggaagaagaatgataattttgaaataatatcaaatttagtacataactgaaataatatcatatttaggGTGTGTTTGATAGCATAAGTTGGAAAATGCTAGAGAAGAAACTATGTCAGAAAATAATCGAAATTATGTtggcttttctttttctcgGTTATTGTTTGATACCTTAGGAAATGTAAGTGTCTTAAATAGCACTCAAGTTTGATACCCACTCAAGTTTCTTAAACAGCCAATTAGAGAGATAAATTCGTAGTAATTGAAATTGATGTCTTAAATTCGTGTGGTGTGGTGTGGTGCTGCGCCTCCATGACCGAAAAGCAGAGAGGAAAAGGGAAGAGATGGTGTAGTGATGCTACAATTCCGACGGGAAATCAAAGAGCAAAGGGGAAGTGGTGCTGCAAATCTAACCAATTatcaaagagagagagagggggaagAGAAGTTTGTGAACTCTGCAGATCTGAACGaaatgaaagagagaaagggaAGAGAAAGATGatagagaagagagaattgaGCATGAGAGGGATAATTTTGGAAGGCACTTTAGTTTCTTGACCCAAATTTGAAAGCTGGAAAACAAACCTCAGCTTCTTCAACGATAAGTTTCGTCCGAAATAGTGGTTTACATTCTTGGGCCTTTGCGGGCAGGGTTATTTCGCGGGCTTCTgctccaaaattgaaaatgtatcAAACATTAGAAAAGCCTAGGAAAGGGGTCTTTTTCTTGGTTTTCCTTGGCTATCAAACACACccttaaaatgttaaaagtgtaaaaagaccaaattgtccAAACCCCTCAAAACCCCTCAGAAGGGCATTTtcgtacaaaaaaaaaacaaaaggaccaatttcgaaaTAAACCCTTAATTCAGGGACTactgacgatatttttaaaatccagggaccatttttatagttcactctatttttaatttgcgTCATCGACGTTTGAAGTTTAGAGCTTCATTATTTGGGATTTGCAACCGCATTTCAAGACTAGTCAACTACAGTTGTTGCAACTCATTGTTGGGTAGAAGCCGCATTAAGGTTCACAACTCCCAAAACGGCAATTCGGACATTCACATAAATAGGGgcgtgatcaaatgaaaactctaaatattgtacaaactcaaaactgtgatctggaccattcaaaactatgatctggaccattgaaaaatgtcaatagatcacaaaaaaatatcaacaggaaaatgtcaatagaatttcaatggtagtcaatgattgatgttgtgttgatattgtattgacattaaaatcttgaaattttacactgtgttgatattgtattgaaactgtgttgaaaagttttgagtttgtacaatatataagtttgcattttatcactaccccacataaatacataattaccATGGTTTGAAAGTTATTGGAATAttgtcaaaaataaatcaaaagttATTATTGAAGTGATTTTTCccaattataaaatacatgaCACTTTAAAAACTATTTGTtacaaatcacaaaatattgatctaaattgcaaaaatttaaagtttggATCTAAGGTAGACTAATGTATGCCCAAGATTGCGATTTAATATATGTAACTTCttgaaataaattcaaaaaagagCAATATTTCAGTAAACGGAACATGAATAGTGTTTGAACCCATACCATATGAATTCAACAAAAAGATTTCAAACCCACCGTCCATTTTCGTTCTGacttcataattttgatttctaaGCTTATGACCAATTGATCCTCTTCATATTCTTAGTTTCCAAAGTCAAcaaattttatctatttaagtagtagtagtactttttttctcaGAAGAAAACTTTTACAGAAGTCGTTCTAAGAAGGTTATTCTGCTTGTTTTAagtttcaaatattcaaaagtccatgtattcatttttttgctTTCAATAAATTAAGCGTATGGATCTTCCTAGGTAATCCGAATTAGAATAAAGTTTAACTAAACGTCCCACTTTCAATTCTGAAGAAGCATAGATTAAGTTGGTCAAAAGTGATTCAAGCAAAATCCTacataatatttgaataatgtGAGTTGTTGAagtctaaaatatttaataaaaatgacgACAACATTTactctatgtaatttttttaaacatcaTCAAGTGTCCCACCTTTTGTATGGAGTATTGTTTTCCAATTGGCCTTTAGGCTTATATTTTAAGTGATGAGGACTATTAACTCAAAAAAGTGGATTAATGTTCAATAGTGGAGtactaaaaactaaaaaaaagttatacaCCTATTTTAATCAATCTGGGCCTGATCATCCATTTCCTGGAAATTTTAACTGGATTATAACCATATGGATTTAGGATTTAAGTCTAGCTGGCTCCAATCTATCGCCCACCCAAACACAATATTAGAGTCCAAGACGCAATTGAAAGAGTTGTACCATGAATTGTCATGTATCAATTGGCATGAATATTTACCTGCAAAATTCGATCAAATGTTTGAAACGAATAACggaacatgcttttctactaCTGTGTTAAAATTGCTCAACATATAATATTCATCATGAatctagatatataaatataattttgtgtGTTGTTTTCTGTTACATGTCAATAgatgatgataaaaaaaattctaacatGGAGTTTCTTACTGtagcactaaaaataaattagccAGTCGGAAATAATGACAA
This window contains:
- the LOC125208491 gene encoding LEAF RUST 10 DISEASE-RESISTANCE LOCUS RECEPTOR-LIKE PROTEIN KINASE-like 1.2, with protein sequence MHTFIIHLNLYTLWFILVSGSSSAIDYRYEACWPRSCSNGPNISFPFYIKGLQKPYCGFPGFMLNCSSNGFPSLHISETEFIVKEISYETRSLRVVDSAALNSDSNGCVPTIRNVSIPTAQFDFGENVTKLRFFSNCSGSMFEGGVGCDGGGRIVTMYEGDELVGEALRRCGRNTVAAVEGTGGEVVEVLRRGFVMKWRASECGACERSGGRCGFNETTYLFRCFCPNRPRYWLCRSEKDRPRLLMPAAIFGGAVCLLCILIAFLIWQCKKRRSKSGPQTTNSDIQESRSFYLGAKIFSYRELMVATDSFSSSKEVGDGGYGTVYYGKLSDGREVAVKRLHEHNYRRMEQFMNEIKILTSLRHKNLVSLYGCTSASSKELLLVYEYVANGTVSDHLHGGRSPLTWPDRMRIALETAGALAFLHKSDIIHRDVKTSNILLDANLSVKLGDFGISRLSTVDATHVSTAPQGTPGYVDPSYQRSYHLSSKSDVYSFGVVLVELVSSRPAVDISRRSDEINLASMAVSWIERGAFVELVDEFLGFGSDGEVARMITAVADLAFRCLHVEKEMRPCMDEVLSVLNHICEGHYQFGDDIFSSSLQFESESSL